One genomic region from bacterium encodes:
- a CDS encoding DNA-3-methyladenine glycosylase: MTRLNRPFFDRCAREVAFELLGCRIVHRIAADDCAIGSIVEVEAYLGEGRDPGSHAYKGRTERNSSMFGPPGRFYVYRSMGIHACVNLVCGAPGVGEAVLVRAVEPSQGEAEMVRRRSGRGGRELTNGPGKLTQAFAIDLDQDGTSALSGALRVLPPLANARATVMAGPRIGLTRGADLPYRFFLADNAYVTRSPFNRRARPIGC, from the coding sequence ATGACCAGACTGAACCGGCCCTTCTTCGATCGCTGCGCGCGCGAAGTGGCCTTCGAACTCCTCGGATGCCGAATCGTGCATCGCATCGCTGCAGACGATTGTGCGATTGGCAGCATCGTCGAAGTCGAAGCCTACCTCGGCGAAGGCCGGGACCCGGGCTCACACGCGTACAAAGGCAGGACGGAGCGCAACTCGTCGATGTTCGGCCCGCCGGGTCGCTTCTACGTGTACCGGAGCATGGGCATCCACGCGTGCGTGAACCTGGTTTGTGGGGCACCGGGTGTAGGTGAGGCGGTGCTCGTGCGCGCCGTGGAACCGTCCCAAGGCGAAGCCGAGATGGTCCGTCGGCGCTCGGGTCGCGGCGGACGCGAGCTGACCAACGGCCCCGGCAAGCTGACTCAGGCCTTCGCGATCGACCTGGACCAGGACGGCACCTCGGCTCTGTCGGGTGCGCTGCGCGTACTGCCACCACTCGCCAACGCGCGAGCGACCGTGATGGCGGGGCCCCGTATCGGCCTGACCAGGGGCGCGGATCTGCCCTATCGCTTCTTTCTGGCCGACAACGCCTACGTGACTCGCTCGCCTTTCAATCGTCGCGCGCGGCCGATCGGTTGCTGA
- a CDS encoding LLM class F420-dependent oxidoreductase produces the protein MKRYGMTIPFDGLPLADQKEWIQELEQLGYTDLWSAEAGGHDGFTPLVLASQWAPSARLGVAILPAFTRGPALLAMSVASLCQAAPGRFVCGIGTSSNVIVERWNGIPFEQPYQRVRDTVKFLRRALTGEKISEDYESFSLKGFRLGAKVEQQPKILIAALREGMLKLAGKVGDGAILNWLSAEDVKKVVPYVKEAGDDKEIVARIFVAPNANREEVRAMGKMAVSAYLNVPVYAAFHDWLGRRDRLGQMWNLWEQGDRKGALAAIPDEVVDELIVHGTPEECRAHIQRYVDNGIDTPALAILPLGVDARQACRDLIAGP, from the coding sequence ATGAAGCGCTACGGAATGACGATCCCATTCGATGGGCTGCCACTCGCAGACCAAAAAGAGTGGATCCAGGAACTGGAGCAGCTGGGCTATACCGATCTCTGGTCGGCGGAGGCCGGCGGGCACGATGGTTTCACGCCCCTGGTGCTCGCATCGCAATGGGCACCGAGCGCGAGGCTGGGTGTAGCGATCCTACCGGCCTTTACCCGCGGCCCCGCGCTACTGGCCATGAGCGTGGCATCGCTCTGCCAGGCGGCGCCCGGTCGCTTCGTCTGTGGAATCGGCACGTCGTCCAATGTGATTGTCGAGCGCTGGAATGGAATCCCTTTCGAGCAGCCCTATCAGCGGGTTCGGGACACAGTGAAGTTCCTGCGCCGTGCACTCACCGGCGAGAAGATCAGCGAAGACTACGAGTCGTTTTCGCTCAAAGGGTTCCGATTGGGCGCCAAGGTCGAGCAACAACCCAAGATCCTGATCGCGGCACTTCGTGAGGGCATGCTGAAACTTGCGGGCAAGGTGGGCGATGGCGCGATCCTCAACTGGCTTTCGGCCGAGGACGTGAAGAAGGTCGTGCCGTACGTCAAAGAGGCGGGCGACGACAAGGAGATCGTCGCGCGCATCTTCGTGGCGCCGAACGCGAATAGGGAGGAGGTGCGGGCGATGGGAAAAATGGCGGTATCCGCGTACCTCAACGTACCCGTCTACGCCGCTTTTCACGACTGGCTCGGTCGTCGAGATCGCCTCGGGCAGATGTGGAATCTGTGGGAGCAGGGCGATCGCAAAGGCGCTCTCGCCGCGATTCCCGACGAGGTCGTCGACGAATTGATCGTACACGGCACACCGGAAGAGTGTCGGGCGCATATCCAGCGGTACGTCGACAACGGTATCGACACACCCGCACTCGCGATTCTTCCGTTAGGTGTCGACGCGCGCCAGGCCTGCCGCGATCTGATCGCAGGTCCCTGA